From a single Opisthocomus hoazin isolate bOpiHoa1 chromosome 6, bOpiHoa1.hap1, whole genome shotgun sequence genomic region:
- the ELOVL1 gene encoding very long chain fatty acid elongase 1: MEGIVTMYQDFMKKADPRIADYPLMQSPFLVMGILLAYLYFVLSLGPWLMANRKPLNLKKFMVLYNFFLVGLSLYIVYEFLMAGWLTGYTWRCDPVDFSQDPKALRMVSVAWLFVFSKFIELTDTVIFVLRKKNEQVTFLHLFHHSVLPWSWWWGAKFGPGGMGSFHAMINSMVHVVMYFYYGLSAAGPAFQKYLWWKKHITAIQLAQFVIVSIHISQYYFMPSCQYQFPIFIHLIWIYGTIFFILFSNFWYQSYTKGKRLPRLAQQAAQHNSSSIHENGTVTNGKVKAN; this comes from the exons ATGGAGGGGATTGTGACCATGTATCAGGACTTCATGAAGAAAGCAG ACCCCCGCATTGCTGATTATCCACTGATGCAGTCCCCGTTCCTTGTGATGGGTATCCTTCTGGCATATCTCTACTTTGTACTATCATTGGGTCCCTGGCTAATGGCAAACAGAAAACCATTAAACCTGAAGAAGTTCATGGTGCTATACAACTTCTTTCTGGTGGGACTCTCACTTTACATAGTCTATGAG TTCCTGATGGCAGGGTGGCTTACTGGGTACACCTGGCGATGTGACCCTGTGGACTTTTCACAGGACCCCAAGGCCCTCAGG ATGGTCAGTGTTGCTTGGCTCTTTGTCTTCTCCAAGTTCATTGAACTGACAGACACG GTGATCTTTGTCCTGCGGAAGAAGAATGAACAGGTCACATTCCTGCACCTCTTCCACCACTCTGTTCTGCCTTGGAGCTGGTGGTGGGGAGCAAAGTTTGGTCCAG GGGGTATGGGCTCATTCCATGCCATGATCAATTCCATGGTGCATGTTGTCATGTACTTCTACTATGGGCTCTcagcagcaggacctgccttccAGAAGTACCTGTGGTGGAAGAAGCACATCACAGCCATCCAACTG GCACAGTTTGTGATTGTCTCCATCCACATCTCCCAGTATTACTTCATGCCCAGCTGCCAGTACCAGTTCCCCATCTTCATCCACCTCATCTGGATTTATGGGACCatcttcttcatcctcttctccAACTTTTGGTACCAGTCCTACACCAAGGGCAAACGGTTGCCCAGGCTAGCTCAGCAAGCAGCCCAGCACAACAGTAGCAGCATCCATGAGAATGGCACTGTCACCAATGGCAAGGTCAAAGCCAACTAG
- the CDC20 gene encoding cell division cycle protein 20 homolog, with protein sequence MGGAAPQVLNMLRRRRAGRLSAAALRSMAQFVFETDLHGLLQLDTAIPNAPPARWQRRAKESGTPGPGPAAGLSPMKPVNRSYSSSRTPSRTPGKSGSKIQSTPTKAGADRYIPSRSTMQMEMASFLLTKENDLAEESPTKKEQQKAWAVNLNGFDIEEAKILRLCGKPQNAPEGYQNNLKVLYSQKTTPGSGRKNGRYIPSMPDRILDAPEIRNDYYLNLIDWSSQNFLAVALDSSVYLWNHASGEIIQLLQMEHPDDYVSAVSWIKEGNYLAVGTSNAEVQLWDIQHQKRLRNMTSHSSRVGSLSWNSYILSSGARTGHIHHHDVRVAEHHVATLAGHTQEVCGLKWSLDGRYLASGGNDNLVNVWPCTQGDSGDFAPVQTFTQHQGAVKAVAWCPWQSNVLATGGGTSDRHIRIWNVCSGTCLSVVDAHSQVCSILWSTNYKEFISGHGFAQNQLIIWKYPTMAKVTELRGHTARVLNLTMSPDGATVASAAADETLRLWRCFEMDPIKKREKEKANSAKSSIIHQGIR encoded by the exons ATGGGAGGAGCGGCCCCGCAGGTTTTAAATATGCTGCGACGGAGGAGAGCTGGGCGGCTCTCGGCTGCGGCGCTGCG CTCCATGGCGCAGTTCGTGTTCGAGacggacctccatgggctgctgcagctggacacGGCGATCCCTAACGCGCCGCCCGCACGGTGGCAGCGCAGGGCCAAGGAGagcggcacccccgggcccggccccgccgccggcctgtCGCCCATGAAGCCGGTCAACCGCTCCTACAGCTCCAGCAGGACGCCGTCCAGGACCCCCG GTAAATCTGGATCCAAAATCCAGAGCACCCCAACAAAGGCCGGGGCGGATCGCTACATTCCCAGCCGCAGCACTATGCAGATGGAGATGGCCAGTTTCCTCCTAACCAAAGAGAATGACCTTGCTGAGGAGTCCCCTACCAAGAAG GAGCAACAGAAAGCCTGGGCAGTGAATCTGAATGGCTTTGACATAGAAGAGGCAAAGATCCTCCGCCTCTGTGGAAAGCCGCAGAATGCTCCAGAAG GCTATCAGAATAACCTGAAAGTGCTCTACAGTCAGAAAACAACACCTGGATCTGGCAGGAAGAATGGCAGATACATTCCCTCAATGCCAGACCGGATCCTGGATGCACCAGAGATCCGCAATGACTATT ATCTGAATCTCATTGACTGGAGCTCTCAGAACTTCCTGGCAGTGGCTCTGGACAGCTCTGTCTACCTGTGGAATCACGCCTCTGGGGAGATTATCCAGCTGCTGCAGATGGAGCATCCAGATGACTACGTTTCTGCTGTGTCATGGATTAAAGAAGGAAACTACCTTGCTGTTGGCACAAGTAATGCTGAGGTCCAG CTATGGGACATACAGCATCAGAAACGTCTCCGAAATATGACCAGCCACTCTTCCCGTGTGGGGTCCCTCAGCTGGAACAGCTACATCCTCTCCAG TGGGGCACGGACTGGCCACATCCACCACCATGATGTTAGAGTGGCTGAGCATCACGTGGCCACACTTGCTGGCCACACACAGGAGGTGTGTGGACTCAAGTGGTCTCTAGATGGCCGCTACCTGGCCAGCGGTGGCAATGACAACCTGGTGAACGTCTGGCCATGTACCCAGGGGGACAGTGGAGACTTTGCTCCTGTACAGACCTTCACTCAGCACCAAGGTGCTGTCAAG GCTGTGGCGTGGTGTCCATGGCAGTCAAATGTTCTAGCCACTGGAGGTGGGACTAGTGACAGACACATCCGCATCTGGAATGTGTGTTCTGGCACCTGCCTCAGTGTTGTTGATGCCCATTCCCAG GTCTGTTCTATCCTGTGGTCAACAAACTACAAGGAGTTCATTTCAGGCCATGGCTTTGCACAGAATCAGCTGATTATATGGAAGTATCCAACAATGGCCAAGGTCACAGAACTGCGAG gtcACACTGCGAGAGTCTTGAACCTGACTATGAGCCCTGATGGTGCAACAGTGGCCTCAGCAGCTGCTGATGAAACGCTGCGGCTCTGGCGCTGTTTTGAGATGGACCCCATaaagaagagggagaaagagaaggcAAACAGTGCCAAAAGCAGCATCATTCACCAGGGCATCCGATAA
- the MPL gene encoding thrombopoietin receptor has protein sequence MGRGEPPARLPELHSRHFPDKGITRRSCSSSRGTGKTGARHAWPRHTGCGMAACLRRGWLLSLLPAVLLSQHSPASAPQPVTSQDAALLAGVPEDIRCFSRSFEDLTCFWEEEEEEAASRTCHFYYWYSRDVPTACKVSTWRHEASGTRHVCVFPGQDVRLFTQLHLHVLDATTNQTKYWRELSVEAVGLIAPPANITARWAGAAGQLCVSWQPPLAGYPDFFLYEVQCCPASSPETPCGTELDPGGQRPGDPSIHPAISTHTPTVGAAAASPGAEQGLVQANTWVVLRDLRPGVRYHIQVRTKPDGTSLDGIWGPWSQALAAETPRSSGDIGLCCSTRDLQRMRCEWSWDPAEPHGSHQLFYRPPPSGAGTREDAWQRCEEVSVGAQGTHACTFQPRASSLISILVNVTRPHVPTLSYFKEPFWLHQAVLTDAPRLVQATVAQGRLTLQWLPPLEALAGQLDYQVRYAADNSRDWQVLQVPRAARRAVLDLRPGARYCAQVRAQPRGPRYQGSWSAWSEPVTAGAMADAGWLIPSVAVVPLLFTGALLGLRCTFPSLYSNVKQKLWPPVPDLHRALGGFLQESGKHGQANAPYKQPPEEEPVLPCLLEVLPGPRGGAAAPPPPRAAARLPSTDIANQSYLLVSGWDPRGPP, from the exons ATGGGGCGGGGGGAGCCTCCAGCCAGGCTTCCTGAGCTGCACAGCCGCCACTTCCCAGATAAAGGTATCACCCGgcggagctgcagcagctcccgggGCACTGGGAAGACCGGAGCACGGCACGCGTGGCCCCGGCACACGGGGTGTGGGATGGCAGCCTGCCTGCGCCGAGGCTGGCTGCTCTCGCTGCTCCCCGCTGTCCTGCTCAGCCAACACAGCCCAGCATCAGCCCCCCAGCCAGTGACGTCCCAAG ACGCTGCGCTGCTGGCAGGGGTGCCCGAGGACATCCGCTGCTTCTCCCGCTCCTTCGAGGATCTCACCTGcttctgggaggaggaggaggaggaggcggcaagCAGGACGTGCCACTTCTACTACTGGTACAGCAG GGACGTGCCCACAGCATGCAAGGTTTCCACGTGGCGCCACGAGGCCAGTGGGACGCGGCATGTCTGCGTCTTTCCTGGCCAGGACGTGCGGCTCTTCACCCAGCTCCACCTCCACGTCCTGGACGCCACCACCAACCAGACCAAGTACTGGCGGGAGCTCAGTGTGGAGGCAGTGG GTCTCATCGCCCCCCCGGCAAACATCACGGcccgctgggctggggctgcggggcagctctGCGTGTCGTGGCAGCCGCCACTCGCCGGCTACCCGGACTTCTTCCTCTACGAGGtgcagtgctgccctgccagctccccagaGACGCCCTGCGGCACCGAGTTGGACCCCGGTGGGCAGCGCCCCGGGGACCCCTCCATCCATCCAGCCATCAGCACCCACACACCCACAGTCGGGGCAGCCGCAGCCTCCCCGGGAGCAGAGCAG GGGCTGGTCCAGGCCAACACCTGGGTGGTCCTCCGGGACCTGAGGCCAGGGGTGAGGTACCACATCCAGGTGCGCACCAAGCCCGACGGCACCTCCCTGGACGGCATCTGGGGGCCCTGGTCGCAGGCACTGGCTGCAGAGACACCCCGCTCCTCCG GAGACATCGGGCTGTGCTGCAGCACCCGTGACCTGCAGCGCATGCGCTGCGAGTGGAGCTGGGACCCCGCAGAGCCCCACGGCTCCCACCAGCTCTTCTACCGGCCGCCTCCGAGTGGGGCTGGCACAAG ggaaGACGCGTGGCAGCGGTGCGAGGAGGTGAGCGTGGGGGCACAGGGCACCCATGCCTGCACCTTCCAGCCCAGGGCTagcagcctcatctccatcctggTGAACGTCACCCGTCCCCACGTGCCCACCCTCAGCTACTTCAAGGAGCCCTTCTGGCTGCACCAGGCCG TGCTCACGGATGCCCCGCGGCTCGTCCAGGCGACGGTGGCACAGGGCCGGCTGACCCTGCAGTGGCTGCCGCCCCTCGAGGCACTGGCGGGGCAGCTGGACTACCAGGTCCGCTACGCCGCGGACAACAGCCGCGACTGGCAG GTGCTGCAGGTCCCGCGGGCAGCCCGGAGAGCAGTCCTGGACCTGCGGCCGGGCGCCCGCTACTGCGCCCAGGTGCGGGCCCAGCCCCGCGGGCCGCGGTACCAGGGCAGCTGGAGCGCCTGGTCCGAACCCGTCACGGCTGGCGCCATGGCCGACGCGG GCTGGCTCATCCCGAGCGTCGCGGTGGTGCCGCTGCTCTTCACGGGAGCGCTCCTGGGGCTGCGCTGCACCTTCCCCTCCCTCTACAG CAACGTGAAGCAGAAGCTGTGGCCCCCCGTCCCCGACCTGCACCGCGCACTGGGCGGCTTCCTCCAGGAGAGCGGCAAGCACGGCCAG GCCAACGCCCCCTACAAGCAGCCGCCGGAGGaagagcccgtcctgccctgcctgctggaggtgctgcccggcccgcgggggggggcggccgcgcccccgccgccgcgcgctgCCGCCCGGCTGCCCAGCACCGACATCGCCAACCAGTCCTACCTGCTCGTGAGCGGCTGGGACCCGCGCGGGCCGCCCTGA